Proteins encoded in a region of the Altererythrobacter ishigakiensis genome:
- the purT gene encoding formate-dependent phosphoribosylglycinamide formyltransferase, which yields MAFTHKIMLLGSGELGREFAISAKRLGAHVIACDAYENAPAMQVADASEVFSMLDGEALRAMLEKHKPDLIVPEIEAIRTEVLGELEAEGFNVVPSARATQLTMNRDAIRDVAAQELGLTTSVYRYAENLEEVRAASQRTGFPCVIKPVMSSSGKGQSKVEDAASLEEAWDYAVANMRGDRSRVIVEQFVDFDYEITLLTVRHAGGITFCPPIGHRQERGDYQESWQPTPMTEAAISKAQAMAKQVVEALQGEGRGWGLFGVEFFVKGDEVIFSELSPRPHDTGMVTLISQDLTEFDLHARAIMGLPVPEKIGARPSASAVILADRDSRDFVFHGVADALGVESGNVDLRLFGKPATRPYRRMGVALASAGSADDARAIAKRAAGSIRIAYRD from the coding sequence ATGGCCTTCACACACAAAATCATGCTGCTTGGTTCCGGGGAACTTGGCCGCGAATTCGCAATTTCCGCCAAACGGCTGGGAGCTCATGTCATCGCATGTGATGCGTATGAGAATGCCCCCGCCATGCAGGTTGCGGATGCTAGTGAGGTGTTCTCCATGCTTGATGGAGAGGCACTTCGAGCGATGCTTGAGAAGCACAAGCCTGACCTGATCGTCCCGGAGATTGAAGCGATCAGGACCGAGGTTCTAGGCGAACTTGAAGCAGAGGGTTTCAATGTCGTCCCTTCTGCGCGAGCCACGCAGTTAACGATGAACCGTGACGCGATCCGCGATGTTGCAGCCCAAGAACTGGGCCTGACTACGTCAGTTTATCGCTATGCAGAAAACCTCGAAGAGGTTCGCGCAGCATCACAGCGCACCGGCTTTCCCTGTGTCATCAAACCGGTGATGTCGTCATCGGGGAAGGGGCAGAGCAAGGTCGAAGACGCCGCTTCTCTCGAAGAAGCATGGGACTACGCCGTTGCCAATATGCGCGGGGATCGCAGCCGAGTTATCGTCGAGCAGTTTGTCGATTTCGACTATGAGATCACGCTTTTGACCGTTCGTCATGCTGGCGGGATCACATTCTGTCCCCCGATCGGGCATCGCCAGGAACGCGGCGACTACCAGGAAAGCTGGCAGCCGACGCCAATGACCGAAGCGGCAATCTCCAAAGCACAAGCGATGGCGAAACAGGTCGTTGAAGCGCTGCAAGGTGAGGGGCGAGGTTGGGGGCTGTTCGGGGTCGAGTTCTTCGTGAAGGGTGACGAAGTCATATTCTCTGAGCTTTCGCCGCGCCCGCACGACACGGGAATGGTGACACTGATTTCGCAGGATTTGACTGAGTTTGATCTTCATGCGCGCGCAATCATGGGCTTACCGGTTCCAGAGAAAATAGGCGCTCGGCCGTCCGCCTCGGCAGTGATCCTTGCTGACCGCGACAGCCGTGACTTTGTTTTCCATGGCGTGGCTGATGCGCTTGGAGTGGAAAGTGGCAATGTCGACTTACGACTCTTTGGGAAACCCGCGACCCGGCCCTATCGCCGTATGGGAGTTGCGCTCGCATCTGCGGGAAGTGCAGATGATGCGCGAGCTATCGCTAAACGCGCAGCAGGTTCCATCCGCATTGCCTATCGTGACTGA
- a CDS encoding GGDEF domain-containing protein, whose product MAETAGSLVIKTDQNGFIENASPGIEALGLNLSEMLFRPHLADLTSACHAEAIRAYHQDALAGVSPIKRLEFPLVLGMQEPVWFALSLRVISDGKKGNRGALGLLQSVDGQRSLEDELSSAAMTDATTGLANGKALRAILGHYLRNQVGGVIAVLELDRFAALKLRFGHGMANEMLWAFGRFLANFFPADRMLARYEGQRFAVLMPEIDGQAALEQVIDALETFEQISSQSQRADMRLTASAGLAELLGGTNMVLLQAERALIVARALGGHRAELRAEVPHWAAN is encoded by the coding sequence TTGGCTGAGACAGCCGGAAGCCTGGTCATAAAAACCGATCAGAACGGTTTTATTGAGAATGCCAGTCCCGGTATTGAAGCTCTGGGCCTCAATCTCTCTGAAATGCTCTTTCGACCGCATTTGGCCGATCTTACCAGTGCCTGTCACGCTGAAGCCATCCGTGCTTATCATCAAGACGCTCTCGCAGGGGTATCTCCGATCAAGCGGCTGGAATTCCCGCTTGTCCTTGGGATGCAAGAACCAGTGTGGTTCGCGCTCAGTTTGCGCGTCATCTCCGATGGCAAGAAGGGCAATCGCGGAGCGTTGGGATTGCTGCAATCTGTCGATGGACAGCGTAGCCTGGAAGACGAATTGTCTAGTGCGGCAATGACCGATGCGACGACGGGGCTTGCGAATGGTAAGGCACTAAGAGCAATCCTTGGCCATTATCTGCGCAACCAAGTTGGCGGAGTCATCGCAGTGCTGGAACTGGATCGCTTCGCTGCGCTGAAGCTACGTTTTGGACATGGTATGGCCAATGAAATGCTTTGGGCGTTTGGGCGCTTCCTTGCGAACTTTTTTCCCGCTGATCGCATGCTGGCGCGGTATGAGGGACAGCGTTTCGCGGTTTTGATGCCCGAAATTGATGGCCAGGCGGCACTCGAACAGGTGATCGATGCATTGGAAACCTTCGAGCAGATCTCTTCGCAGTCGCAAAGAGCGGATATGCGCCTTACGGCATCAGCCGGGCTTGCCGAGCTCTTAGGCGGAACCAACATGGTTCTTTTGCAAGCCGAGCGTGCTCTTATAGTCGCAAGGGCACTGGGCGGCCATCGCGCCGAACTGCGCGCAGAGGTCCCGCATTGGGCGGCAAACTAG
- a CDS encoding helix-turn-helix domain-containing protein, whose translation MSIRAHMDELLVSDDRRNGNRIQLYLATRGLLPEGKQANVEIHNISVTGLLLETNLPLNTGSRLDVDLPHSGPTGARVVWVGDGVFGCAFDQPISEAELGAVQLKSEAPLPPTIGQTQAANSNVTFGKKLEQLRKARGLTLANVADALDVSKPTVWAWEKGKARPLDERFPAIAEALGVEIDELAASTFTRGWTAVIEESRDSIASALGLNKDQVKIMLDL comes from the coding sequence ATGTCAATTCGTGCCCACATGGACGAACTACTTGTCAGTGATGATCGGCGTAACGGCAACCGCATCCAACTCTATCTGGCGACGCGGGGATTATTGCCGGAGGGCAAGCAGGCCAATGTGGAGATTCATAACATTTCTGTGACCGGGCTGCTGCTGGAAACAAATTTGCCACTAAATACTGGTTCCCGCCTCGATGTGGATTTGCCCCATAGCGGGCCAACCGGCGCGAGGGTTGTTTGGGTCGGCGACGGCGTTTTTGGGTGTGCATTTGATCAGCCGATCAGCGAGGCAGAGCTAGGCGCAGTTCAACTCAAGTCCGAGGCCCCGCTACCGCCTACCATCGGTCAGACGCAGGCCGCGAACTCCAATGTCACTTTCGGCAAGAAGCTTGAGCAATTACGCAAGGCGCGTGGGCTAACTCTGGCCAATGTTGCCGACGCGCTGGATGTCTCAAAGCCCACTGTCTGGGCCTGGGAGAAGGGCAAGGCACGCCCGCTGGACGAGCGTTTTCCTGCGATTGCGGAGGCACTTGGTGTCGAGATTGATGAACTGGCAGCTTCGACTTTCACTAGAGGTTGGACTGCGGTCATCGAAGAAAGCCGAGACAGTATCGCCAGTGCGCTTGGCTTGAATAAGGATCAGGTGAAGATCATGCTTGATCTATAA
- a CDS encoding peroxiredoxin family protein — MTMMRKAIWGSGIVLLAFAGLAAWHLWPAFSPPEHIEVGTSVGDQVPIRQELKNAQGETVTLESISGASGTVLVMVRSADWCPFCKIQLADHADIGEELAGKGYTLASLSYDEPEKLAEFSEGLERPFVMLSDTESAFIDAVGLRDPQYGEDHFAHGVPRASVLVLAPDGTIRNKLVSADYRQRPSNDFVLGMIVESIQ, encoded by the coding sequence ATGACAATGATGCGCAAGGCAATCTGGGGCTCAGGTATCGTACTTTTGGCTTTCGCCGGTTTGGCAGCCTGGCATTTGTGGCCGGCGTTTTCCCCGCCTGAGCATATCGAGGTTGGAACATCTGTCGGCGATCAGGTGCCAATCCGCCAAGAGCTGAAGAACGCACAGGGGGAAACCGTTACCCTTGAGAGCATTTCCGGGGCCAGCGGCACCGTTCTGGTCATGGTACGTTCTGCTGATTGGTGCCCCTTCTGCAAAATCCAGCTGGCAGATCATGCAGATATAGGAGAAGAGCTGGCCGGCAAAGGCTATACGCTGGCCAGCCTCTCATACGATGAACCTGAAAAACTGGCGGAGTTCTCAGAGGGCCTCGAGCGCCCATTCGTCATGCTCAGCGATACCGAAAGCGCTTTCATTGATGCAGTGGGACTGCGCGATCCCCAGTATGGCGAAGACCATTTCGCGCATGGTGTGCCGCGTGCCAGTGTGCTGGTGCTCGCGCCGGACGGCACAATCAGGAACAAGCTCGTCTCAGCAGATTATCGGCAGCGCCCAAGCAATGATTTCGTTTTAGGAATGATCGTGGAATCAATCCAGTAA
- a CDS encoding aspartate kinase — protein MARIVMKFGGTSMAGTERIRRVANIVRKQQAAGHEVAVVVSAMAGETDRLVNFCREANALYDPAEYDVVVSSGEQVTSGLLALTLQSMGCKARSWLGWQLPVHTIEAHAKARIEDIDSDALIASMQAGEIAVIPGFQGVSNAGRITTLGRGGSDTSAVAVAAAVKADRCDIYTDVDGVYTTDPRIVAKAHKQKAVTYEEMLELASVGAKVLQTRSVSLAMKEGVRLQVLSSFLGDDAIPADELPGTMIVSDEEMNQLVEKGDMERQLVTGIAHDKNEAKVILTRVPDKPGAVAHIFEPLAEASINVDMIIQNVGRDKGETDVTFTVPQADLARAQALLEDRREDIGFNRIITDSQIAKISVVGVGMKSHAGVASNMFRALSERGINIQAISTSEIKVSVLIDEDETELAVRVLHTAYGLDSNEEAA, from the coding sequence TTGGCACGTATCGTGATGAAATTCGGCGGCACCTCTATGGCGGGGACCGAGCGCATTCGTCGCGTGGCAAATATTGTGCGTAAACAACAAGCCGCAGGTCACGAAGTGGCGGTCGTTGTGTCAGCGATGGCGGGCGAGACTGATCGGCTGGTGAACTTCTGCCGCGAGGCCAATGCGCTATATGATCCGGCGGAATACGATGTCGTTGTATCAAGCGGCGAGCAGGTTACGAGCGGTTTGCTGGCGCTGACGTTGCAGTCGATGGGTTGCAAGGCGCGTAGCTGGCTCGGTTGGCAATTGCCGGTCCACACGATTGAGGCTCACGCCAAGGCGCGGATCGAAGATATCGATTCGGATGCTTTGATTGCGTCGATGCAGGCAGGCGAGATCGCTGTCATCCCGGGGTTTCAAGGTGTCAGCAATGCCGGTCGCATCACCACGCTAGGTCGCGGGGGGTCAGACACATCTGCGGTTGCTGTGGCAGCTGCGGTGAAAGCGGATCGCTGCGACATTTATACCGATGTCGATGGCGTCTACACTACGGATCCCCGAATCGTAGCGAAGGCGCATAAGCAAAAAGCGGTTACATACGAAGAAATGCTGGAGCTTGCTTCGGTCGGGGCAAAGGTATTGCAGACCCGATCAGTCAGCCTGGCGATGAAAGAAGGGGTTCGGCTGCAAGTTCTCTCCAGTTTCCTTGGGGACGATGCCATTCCAGCCGACGAATTGCCGGGCACCATGATCGTGTCTGATGAAGAGATGAACCAGTTAGTGGAGAAGGGCGATATGGAACGCCAACTCGTTACAGGTATCGCGCATGACAAGAATGAAGCGAAGGTCATTCTGACGCGCGTGCCTGACAAGCCGGGCGCAGTCGCGCATATCTTCGAGCCACTGGCTGAAGCCTCTATCAATGTCGACATGATCATTCAGAACGTTGGACGTGATAAGGGTGAAACAGACGTAACCTTCACCGTGCCGCAAGCCGATCTCGCTCGCGCTCAGGCGCTGCTTGAAGACCGGCGCGAGGATATTGGTTTCAATCGTATCATCACTGACAGCCAGATCGCGAAGATCAGTGTTGTGGGCGTGGGAATGAAGAGCCATGCCGGCGTCGCTAGCAATATGTTCCGCGCACTGTCCGAACGCGGGATCAATATTCAGGCAATCTCAACCTCTGAAATCAAAGTGAGCGTTCTGATTGATGAAGACGAGACCGAACTGGCGGTGCGAGTTCTTCACACGGCCTATGGCCTAGACTCAAATGAGGAAGCTGCCTGA
- the ubiG gene encoding bifunctional 2-polyprenyl-6-hydroxyphenol methylase/3-demethylubiquinol 3-O-methyltransferase UbiG, translating into MGDATSTAKSNSSLGATIRPEEAAHFSSLAREWWNAKGPMASLHQVNPVRLAFLREAIDAHWGGDVTLAKPLNGKSTLDVGCGAGLVCEPMARLGADVTGVDASAENIGVASAHAEASGLDIRYMAGELANLNLGAFDLVTCFEVIEHVANKAAFLAQLAASLKPGGLLVMSTPNRTAASRLLLVKAAERVGYVPRGTHDWNDFVTPDELSDLLAEAGLAMGDQRGITWRPGKGLHLSDDLSLNYAFIAWKS; encoded by the coding sequence ATGGGTGATGCAACATCAACTGCAAAAAGCAATTCTTCACTTGGGGCAACAATCCGTCCCGAAGAGGCCGCTCATTTCTCTTCGCTTGCGCGCGAATGGTGGAATGCCAAAGGCCCAATGGCATCGCTGCACCAGGTCAATCCGGTCCGCCTAGCGTTCTTGCGCGAAGCAATCGATGCTCATTGGGGGGGGGATGTCACTTTAGCCAAACCACTGAATGGGAAGAGCACGCTGGACGTGGGTTGTGGTGCAGGTCTGGTGTGCGAGCCGATGGCGCGGCTGGGCGCGGATGTAACCGGCGTTGACGCTTCGGCGGAGAATATCGGCGTGGCAAGCGCACATGCCGAAGCTTCGGGGCTCGATATCCGGTATATGGCGGGCGAACTTGCCAACCTGAACCTCGGCGCATTCGATCTCGTTACCTGTTTCGAAGTCATCGAGCACGTGGCCAACAAGGCGGCTTTTCTTGCGCAGCTTGCTGCGAGCCTCAAACCCGGCGGATTGCTTGTTATGTCAACGCCTAACCGCACCGCTGCGAGCCGCTTGCTGCTGGTCAAGGCCGCAGAGCGCGTTGGGTATGTGCCGCGAGGCACACATGACTGGAATGACTTCGTAACACCTGACGAACTGTCCGACCTGCTTGCAGAGGCGGGGCTGGCGATGGGCGATCAGCGCGGGATCACATGGCGGCCGGGCAAGGGACTCCACCTGTCAGACGATCTTTCGCTCAACTACGCATTCATCGCGTGGAAGAGCTGA
- a CDS encoding glycerophosphodiester phosphodiesterase family protein, translating into MFGAVTLAFGSASPAIAQKNEMLIIAHRGASAERPEHTLAAYELAIDQGADYIEPDLVVTKDLKLISRHENELSGTTDVASREEFEDRRRDKMIDGQRVAGWFAEDFTLAEIRTLRAKERIPRIRPANARFNGLYQVPTLEEIVRLVRAKEEETGRRIGLYPELKHPNFLLQEAGIDMVDLLLKELRDLGVNEVDPVFIQSFEVGVLQRLDQRSDFKLVQLVKPEDGPADEPNMYYADMVTPSGLEAVAEYADVIGASIQMLFGPDGIPLPLPEDARAAGLMVHAWTLRPENAFLPLVLKSSNDDREIGDVLGMVNLLKVQNVDGVFTDSPGLVRSALSELSSSTR; encoded by the coding sequence ATGTTTGGCGCGGTTACGCTGGCATTTGGTTCAGCTTCGCCTGCCATCGCACAGAAGAACGAGATGCTGATCATTGCCCATCGAGGGGCAAGCGCAGAGCGGCCCGAACACACATTGGCGGCCTATGAACTCGCGATTGATCAGGGTGCAGACTACATCGAACCCGATCTGGTGGTGACGAAAGATCTTAAGCTGATTTCGCGTCACGAGAACGAGCTGTCTGGCACTACAGACGTTGCCAGCCGAGAAGAGTTTGAGGATCGCCGCCGCGATAAGATGATTGACGGCCAACGGGTCGCCGGCTGGTTCGCGGAAGATTTCACTTTGGCCGAAATCCGTACACTACGCGCGAAGGAACGTATTCCGCGTATCCGCCCTGCCAATGCGCGCTTCAATGGTCTCTATCAAGTGCCCACATTGGAAGAGATTGTGCGGCTTGTACGTGCAAAGGAAGAAGAAACCGGACGCAGGATCGGTCTGTACCCCGAGCTCAAACATCCCAATTTTCTGCTTCAGGAAGCGGGGATCGACATGGTTGACCTGCTGCTAAAGGAATTGCGCGATCTGGGCGTGAATGAAGTTGACCCGGTTTTCATCCAGAGCTTTGAAGTTGGCGTGCTTCAGCGGCTCGATCAGCGCAGCGATTTTAAACTGGTGCAGCTCGTGAAACCGGAAGACGGCCCGGCCGATGAGCCGAATATGTACTATGCGGATATGGTGACCCCTTCAGGTCTGGAGGCGGTCGCGGAATATGCGGATGTGATCGGCGCGAGCATCCAAATGTTGTTCGGCCCCGATGGTATTCCTCTTCCCTTGCCTGAAGATGCAAGGGCTGCGGGGCTGATGGTTCACGCTTGGACACTGAGACCTGAGAATGCTTTTCTGCCACTTGTTCTGAAAAGCAGTAACGATGACAGGGAGATCGGTGATGTGCTCGGCATGGTGAACCTGCTGAAAGTCCAGAATGTCGATGGTGTGTTTACAGACAGCCCAGGGCTGGTTCGGAGCGCTTTGAGTGAGCTCAGCTCTTCCACGCGATGA
- a CDS encoding arsenate reductase — translation MLHFYGIPNCDTVKKARKWLDTKGIEYAFHDYKKEGVDPAKLAKWIEAHGVDVVLNRRGTTFRKLPDVEKADIDAAKAVTLLEQDPSMIKRPVVEHAGGILVGFKESEWEAAL, via the coding sequence TTGCTCCATTTCTACGGCATTCCCAATTGCGATACCGTCAAGAAGGCGCGCAAATGGCTCGATACGAAAGGCATCGAATATGCTTTCCATGACTACAAGAAAGAAGGGGTCGATCCCGCGAAGCTGGCCAAATGGATTGAGGCGCATGGTGTGGATGTAGTGCTCAACCGGCGCGGGACGACCTTCCGCAAGCTGCCCGATGTGGAGAAGGCTGATATCGATGCTGCAAAAGCTGTCACACTGCTGGAACAAGATCCCAGCATGATTAAGCGGCCCGTAGTTGAACACGCGGGTGGCATTCTGGTCGGATTCAAGGAGAGCGAGTGGGAAGCGGCGCTTTGA
- the ruvC gene encoding crossover junction endodeoxyribonuclease RuvC encodes MTLILGLDPSLSCTGWGVIRTEGSRIVHVANGQIATLPKEQLALRLAALQQGLREVIEQHRPDRAACEEVFVNKNAQSTLKLAQARGAILATCGIAGLAVNEHAARLVKKSVVGNGGADKVQVQAMLKVLLPGAQISGADAADALAVAIADAHLHRAV; translated from the coding sequence GTGACGCTTATTCTCGGCCTTGATCCCTCGCTCAGTTGTACCGGCTGGGGCGTGATCCGAACGGAGGGGTCCAGGATTGTTCACGTCGCGAATGGTCAGATCGCCACTCTGCCTAAAGAGCAATTAGCCTTACGCTTGGCCGCGTTGCAGCAAGGTCTGCGTGAAGTTATCGAACAGCACCGCCCCGATCGAGCGGCTTGCGAGGAAGTTTTCGTCAACAAGAACGCGCAATCAACACTAAAGCTGGCACAGGCAAGGGGCGCAATTCTGGCTACGTGTGGCATAGCAGGACTTGCTGTGAACGAGCATGCGGCGCGGCTCGTTAAGAAATCAGTCGTTGGCAATGGCGGCGCGGACAAGGTTCAGGTTCAGGCCATGCTGAAGGTGCTTTTGCCAGGCGCTCAAATTTCAGGTGCGGATGCTGCCGATGCTCTCGCGGTCGCGATCGCTGATGCGCACCTCCATCGTGCAGTCTAA
- a CDS encoding YebC/PmpR family DNA-binding transcriptional regulator — protein sequence MAGHSKFKNIMHRKGAQDKKRSNLFSKLSREITVAAKMGAPDPDMNPRLRLAINNAKAQSMPKDNIQRAIDKASGGDEDNYEEVRYEGYGPGGSAIIVEALTDNRNRTATNVRTCFSKNGGNLGTEGSVAHGFERLGYIEYGPDAGDEEKVLEAAMEAGAEDIASSEDGHEIWTAAEDLHEVSSSLERALGEAKEVKLAWKPNLTVELDEGNAGTLLKLIDALDDDDDVQTVWGNYEISDEVMAKLDS from the coding sequence ATGGCAGGCCATTCCAAATTCAAGAACATCATGCACCGCAAGGGCGCACAGGACAAGAAGCGCTCTAACCTGTTTTCCAAACTCAGCCGCGAAATAACAGTGGCGGCGAAAATGGGCGCGCCCGATCCGGACATGAACCCGCGCCTGCGCCTGGCGATCAACAACGCCAAGGCGCAGTCGATGCCGAAGGACAATATCCAGCGCGCAATCGACAAGGCATCGGGCGGCGACGAGGACAATTACGAGGAAGTCCGCTACGAAGGCTATGGCCCAGGCGGCAGCGCGATCATCGTCGAAGCGCTGACCGACAATCGCAACCGCACCGCCACCAATGTGCGGACATGCTTCTCCAAGAACGGCGGCAATCTGGGCACTGAGGGTTCTGTTGCTCATGGCTTTGAACGGCTGGGCTATATCGAATACGGACCGGACGCGGGCGACGAAGAAAAGGTGCTCGAAGCCGCAATGGAAGCTGGCGCGGAAGATATCGCTTCTTCCGAAGACGGCCATGAAATCTGGACCGCAGCCGAGGACCTGCACGAAGTTTCGTCCAGCCTCGAAAGAGCGCTCGGCGAAGCCAAGGAAGTCAAGTTGGCGTGGAAGCCCAACCTGACTGTCGAGCTCGACGAAGGCAATGCGGGTACGCTGCTGAAGCTGATCGACGCGCTCGACGACGATGATGATGTCCAGACCGTTTGGGGCAATTACGAGATCAGCGATGAAGTTATGGCGAAACTGGACTCCTGA
- a CDS encoding CPBP family glutamic-type intramembrane protease: MTGESTSLPSPQTMRAEWGSFLGFLQKPQLPVRQSADFKIGAIAISRMLTLDLTAMGALLIIAGIVMAIGVDIPETALAGIEITPSIILTVIVIAPVSEELFFRSWLSGRPRYLVAFPIILAAGVLAAILGVNHTGETATTYVGFAMIGGILLTFIMAAILWKRPPMNWFRTIFPAMFWLSTLAFASIHLFNFNESNWVSLLPLVLPQFILGMLLCYLRVNYGLWSAIALHMIHNGLIITIVLIASKATFAS; encoded by the coding sequence ATGACAGGTGAATCTACAAGCCTTCCGTCACCGCAAACAATGCGCGCAGAATGGGGCAGTTTTCTCGGCTTTCTGCAAAAGCCCCAGTTGCCTGTCCGGCAATCTGCGGACTTCAAAATTGGCGCAATCGCGATATCGCGCATGCTAACGCTCGATCTTACAGCTATGGGCGCGCTGTTGATCATCGCTGGTATCGTGATGGCGATCGGTGTCGATATTCCAGAGACTGCGCTGGCGGGTATAGAAATCACTCCATCGATCATATTGACTGTGATTGTCATTGCTCCCGTATCCGAAGAGCTGTTTTTTCGCAGCTGGCTGTCAGGCCGCCCACGCTATCTCGTTGCATTCCCGATCATCCTCGCCGCGGGAGTCCTCGCGGCGATACTGGGAGTAAACCATACTGGGGAAACCGCTACGACCTACGTCGGCTTCGCAATGATTGGCGGTATCTTGCTGACATTCATTATGGCAGCAATCCTATGGAAGCGTCCACCAATGAACTGGTTTCGAACGATCTTTCCGGCGATGTTCTGGCTTAGCACTCTGGCATTTGCCTCTATCCACTTGTTCAACTTCAACGAAAGCAACTGGGTAAGCTTGCTACCGCTGGTTCTACCGCAGTTCATATTGGGCATGCTGCTGTGTTATCTGCGAGTGAACTATGGGTTGTGGAGCGCCATCGCGCTCCATATGATCCATAACGGACTGATTATCACGATTGTGTTGATCGCGAGCAAAGCAACGTTCGCAAGTTAA
- a CDS encoding alpha/beta fold hydrolase: protein MGAERAEFVASDGLKLVGDVSGPEGAPLVLLMHGGGQTRHSWAEAMRALVAAGYRVVNLDARGHGESEWSPTGAYAIFDRIKDIHAVIDDCDVPFALVGASMGGLTSIHAAGEGLSPSAIILVDIVPDMEPKGVERIVSFMNAHHGGFASLDEAADAVAAYYPERPRPKDPSGLMKNLRRRDDGRLYWHWDPVMFGVEDPSQFREPLQRSTNKLGQRPEVPVLVVRGKLSDIVSDESIAAFRAKVPHAETVDVSDAGHMVAGDKNDAFNAAVAGFLTQHLPL from the coding sequence ATGGGGGCTGAGCGCGCGGAATTTGTTGCCAGCGACGGTCTGAAGCTAGTCGGAGACGTCAGCGGACCGGAGGGCGCGCCGCTGGTTCTGCTGATGCATGGCGGCGGGCAGACCCGGCACAGTTGGGCTGAGGCAATGCGCGCGTTGGTCGCTGCGGGTTATCGGGTCGTGAATCTTGATGCGCGCGGGCATGGGGAAAGCGAATGGTCGCCAACCGGAGCCTATGCCATATTTGACCGGATCAAAGACATCCATGCGGTTATCGATGACTGCGACGTGCCGTTCGCGTTGGTTGGCGCGTCCATGGGCGGGCTCACATCAATTCACGCTGCTGGCGAAGGGCTATCCCCATCAGCAATAATTCTGGTTGATATCGTCCCGGATATGGAACCCAAGGGTGTCGAACGGATCGTCAGCTTCATGAATGCACATCATGGTGGCTTCGCCTCGTTGGATGAAGCAGCCGATGCCGTTGCAGCCTACTATCCCGAACGTCCGCGCCCAAAAGATCCGAGTGGACTAATGAAGAATTTGCGCCGCCGCGATGACGGGCGGCTGTATTGGCACTGGGATCCGGTAATGTTCGGCGTCGAGGACCCAAGCCAGTTTCGCGAGCCGCTGCAACGGTCGACGAACAAGCTAGGGCAGCGCCCAGAAGTTCCTGTACTGGTTGTACGCGGCAAGTTGAGCGACATTGTTTCAGACGAGAGCATTGCGGCGTTCCGCGCGAAGGTGCCGCACGCTGAAACTGTCGATGTCAGCGATGCCGGTCATATGGTGGCGGGTGACAAGAATGATGCATTTAATGCCGCTGTAGCCGGGTTTCTGACGCAGCATCTACCGCTTTAA
- a CDS encoding heavy metal-binding domain-containing protein: MIVTTTPTIEGRPIQEYCGIVVGEVIVGANLFRDLFANIRDIVGGRSGSYERILADARNQAIEELQAEAASRGGNAVVGIDLDYEVIGDTGSMLMVSASGTAVKV, translated from the coding sequence GTGATCGTAACGACTACACCGACAATCGAGGGGCGGCCGATCCAGGAATATTGCGGGATTGTGGTTGGTGAAGTGATTGTTGGTGCGAACCTGTTCCGCGATCTGTTTGCCAATATCCGCGACATCGTAGGCGGTCGCTCTGGCAGTTACGAGCGCATTCTGGCCGACGCCCGCAATCAGGCAATCGAAGAACTGCAGGCGGAAGCCGCCAGCCGCGGCGGCAACGCGGTGGTGGGCATCGACCTCGATTACGAAGTGATTGGCGACACTGGCTCGATGCTGATGGTGTCTGCCAGCGGAACCGCAGTAAAGGTCTGA
- a CDS encoding DUF2312 domain-containing protein, with translation MAEATDDRLRLLIERIERLEEEKKGIADDIRDVYAEAKAVGYDTKIMRQIVRLRKMKPDDRAEMETVLETYKAALGLG, from the coding sequence ATGGCTGAAGCCACCGACGACCGCCTGCGCCTTTTGATCGAGCGCATCGAACGCCTAGAAGAGGAGAAGAAAGGCATCGCTGACGATATTCGCGATGTTTATGCTGAGGCCAAGGCGGTCGGTTATGATACCAAGATCATGCGCCAGATCGTGCGTCTGCGCAAAATGAAGCCTGATGATCGCGCAGAAATGGAGACCGTGCTGGAAACCTACAAGGCTGCGCTGGGGCTTGGTTGA